In Lathyrus oleraceus cultivar Zhongwan6 chromosome 2, CAAS_Psat_ZW6_1.0, whole genome shotgun sequence, the DNA window CCAATAGCTGATTTATTGTCACAATGAAGCTGTAGACTTCCCTCTTGTTTCTCTCAAATATCTTCTAATATTCTTCTCAACCAAAGTGATTGTTGTGTAGCCAAACCAACTGCTAAATACTCAGCTTCAGCTGAAGATTGTGCCACAGTATCTTGCTTCTTTGAGCACCAAGAGATCACACCTGAACCAAGGTTAAATACATAACCTGAAGTGCTCTTCATATCATCAACACTTTCGGCCCAATCACCATCGCAATAGCCTTTAGCTTCAAGTTTAGAATTCTTCTCAAATCTGATTCCATGCTCCATGGTTCCCATGACATACCTTAAAACTCTTTTTGCTGCCCCGAGATGTAAATGACTTGGTTTACTCATGAATCTTGAGAGTAAATTAGCAGTAAGCATTAAATCGGGCCTTGAAGCTGTAAGATAAAACAAACTTCCAACCAAACTTCTATACATGCTTGCATCTACTAATCTTCCACCATCTTCCTTCTTTAATTTTTCATTCACCACTAAAGGAATATCAATAGGTTTCCAACCATACATGCCAaactttttcaaaatatttttgacatATCGCTTTTGACAAATAAAAACTCCATATTCATCTTGGTAAACCTCAATACCAAGAAAATGATGCAACAAGCCAAGATCACTCATCTCatattttttcatcatttctattttaaaaatttcaatcattttcTTGTTGTTACCCGTATACACTAAATCATCAACATAAAGGGCAATAAGAAGGATATCATCTTTATCTTGATGCTTCACATACAAGGTAGGCTCACTTTGACTTCTTTGAAATTCTTGCTGAATGAAGTAGTTGTCAATTTCACTATACCACGCTCTATGggcttgtttcaacccatagagAGCTTTCTTTAACTTGTAAACTTTTTCCTCATAGCCTTTAGTCACACAATCTTGAGGTTGCTGCATATACACCTCTTCTTTTAATTCTCCATTCAAGAAAACTGACTTCACATCAAGTTGGTACAAATTTCAACCTTTTTGAGCTGCTAACGCAATGATTGTTCTCACGGTGTCCAAACATGCAACCAGAGAAAAAGTATCACTATAGTCAATTCCAGGTTGTTGTGCATAGCCTTTGACTACTAACCTAGCCTTGGCTCTTTGAATTGAACCATCTGGATTATGTTTCAACTTGTACACCCACTTTACTCTAATAACTTCTTTGTCATTTGACTTTTCAACTAGCTGCCATGTTTTGTTCTTTTCAATTGCATTTATTTCTTCTTGCATCGCATTCCTCCAA includes these proteins:
- the LOC127123019 gene encoding uncharacterized mitochondrial protein AtMg00810-like, giving the protein MQQPQDCVTKGYEEKVYKLKKALYGLKQAHRAWYSEIDNYFIQQEFQRSQSEPTLYVKHQDKDDILLIALYVDDLVYTGNNKKMIEIFKIEMMKKYEMSDLGLLHHFLGIEVYQDEYGVFICQKRYVKNILKKFGMYGWKPIDIPLVVNEKLKKEDGGRLVDASMYRSLVGSLFYLTASRPDLMLTANLLSRFMSKPSHLHLGAAKRVLRYVMGTMEHGIRFEKNSKLEAKGYCDGDWAESVDDMKSTSGYVFNLGSGVISWCSKKQDTVAQSSAEAEYLAVGLATQQSLWLRRILEDI